The uncultured Methanoregula sp. genomic sequence AGGGAAAACATACTTTTGACGACCGGGGAACGGTTGTTATCGATCTCCTTGACAATGAGATCCTTAACTCTCATGATATGGGGAGTGTCAGCGGGATAGCCCAGACCCTGACCCAGACGTTTACCGCAAAAGGAAGACAGGAAAACACCCGGAGAAAACTTATCCTGCACGAGGTCCTCGACAATATTCCCTTAAGCGAGATCACAATGAAAATCGGCCAAGATTATCAGGTCACAAAACTTGCGGTCAACTATTCGAAGCGTGACGTAAACCGGATCGCTCTCGGATACATCATCGATAAAAATTCCCGGCGGGTTACCTACTCTCTCGATTCGGGATCAATGTTTTCTGAAACCCGGGATATCGATTTTATTCCGGAGAAAAAGGATATCGCACTTGATACCGGGGAAGTTGTCTATGTCCCGAAGTGGCAGATATATTTCAACGCGTTCGGTATGGTATACATCCGCGAGGTTCTTGCATGCTCGGGCAAAAAACTGGAAGATACAATCGCCTATTGCCCCAACCATTTCAAGGTGGGTGTCCTTGCAGTCCATCAGAAAAATTCCGCAGTCTGTGAAAAATGCGGATCAGCTTTTTGCGATGCACATATCCGGCAATGTGCAGTATGTAAAATCCAGATCTGCGAGAATCATTCTGTGATCTGCAATTCGTGCAAAAAGGTGTTCTGCGAGGAACATATCTCCAAGATATGTGGGATCTGTAGTGAAAAGGTGTGCGATGATTGTACGCATATCTGTAAAATCTGCGAGAAAGTGGTTGGCAAAGATCACATGGTGAAGTGCGATGTCTGTGGATCTGTTGTTTGTTCTAACTGTGTGACGATTTCCGGGTTGATCAAGAAGAAGGTGACCTGTAAAAAGTGCAAATGAGAACCGTGCACTTATCAGATTAATTCAGGCAAAAATCATGGCTCGCATCCATCGCATATCAGGGAGTACAAACTATCTGATTAACGGGATGCGAACTATGCGGGGAAAGAAGCTCGCGACTCTGGAAGAGATCCAGTACTTCTATGTCCATCACGATGAGATCCTTAAAGAAACCCCGGCAATCGTTGCCAGGGAACAGGAAGAAATCATTTTCAACCTCACAAATGATGAGTCAAGATTAACTTTTCATTTACAGGAAGTGATTATTCAAAAGACTGCTGAAGTAGATACCGGCATTCGCGAACTAAATCAGAAGAGTTCCTCTGAAATGGGTTTTATCACACGGGTGAGTTTCCGGTTGCGGTACTGGATTGCCGTTGCGTTGAGGGATCATCATATTCATAGTCCCTGTTCCGGGCTCTCCCGCGAATTATCTGCCGTCAGCAACCGGAAAAATCATCACATCAATAACAAACAATCTCTTATCTGCCAGGAGTGTCTCAACATAACACGCTCGTATGAGTTCCTGAAAGCAAACGAATCTTTTCTTATCGGTGCAGAAGCGGAAGAAGAAGTAATCCGTGTTCTTTCACATCTGCCGGACGATTTCCATGTGCTGAATGATGTCAACCTCCGGTTCCACCGAGCTATCTACTGGAGAAAAAAGAACGAGTATATCAGAACGTGTCAGATCGATCACATTGTTGCAGGCCCCACCGGAATTTTTCTGTTGGAAACGAAGAACTGGAAGACATCCGATCTTGAACAGAAATCCGGTAAAATCCTTCATCAGGTAAAGCGAGCGAACCTGGCATTGTGGTATTACACCAAGGATTATTATTTTGGAAAATCGGACCGACCAAAAATTCACGGGGTTGTTGTATCCATGCGAGGATCGAAACGATGCCGGAATCTTGATCAATACACTGACGTAATCTCACCGAACGAGATATCCAACTATGTCCTGAATCGCCCGGAAATTTTGTCAGAAGAGTCCATCAATAAATTTGTTAAAATTATTTCCCGTGACTGATGAGGATATGGGGATTATTCCTGATTCAACCCCGGGACACCTCTCTCGGATCGTAAGAACCAATATCCTCTAAAATCGCCCCGATCACCAATCGGAGCCTTATTTGAAAACAACTTTTTGGAGGGTCATGTTTTTTGGCGATTTACAGCGCACTGTTTTTGAAATCTGCCCGATTCATCGTTTTTTCCAGATATAACGGGCAATGCAGGCCCCAAAAAATGTCTTTTTATTGCCTTTTGGATGGGCGAACGGTAATTTATCCGGAGGGGAGATCGCCCGGAGAACCGGGGAGAGGGTATTCCGGAGACCCCCAAAACAACCCTTCCTTTCATTTCAGCATATGGTTGCCAGATCCGGCCTGAGAACTACCTCCCAAAAGCGAACAATTGCGTTTTACATCGCCATGAAAAATTGTCCGTTTGACGTAAATCGCCTTTTAACGCGATTCCTGAAAAAATGTGCCGGATTGGGGGTGTTTTTTGCAACCTGTGTCGGATCCTGATCGCCCGGATAGGCATTCCGGGCTGTCCCGGTATCCCGTATTGCAGCCTGCAGCTTCGTTGCACAGCACGAAAAAAGATTACCTGCCGTTGTTCCGGAACCAGAAAAGTGCCCCGCACAGGACGAGTGCCCCGAGTGCGGGTACCGCACCAGGCCCGGACCGGGTTGGCTGGGGTAGGGAGGTGACCCCCCCTCAAAAGTGAGTAAGGCTCCGGTTTTTTTCTACACCGGCCGGCGCTTCCGCGTGGAGTTATCGTCAGAGCGGTATGGGGAGCGCCCCTATCTGAAATAATGCGGTCGCGGAAAATTCCATATCAAGGAGGGTGCCCTGACCCCGGGGCAACAGCGTCTGCTGAACGCTCGTGTGTCACATTGCACCCCTTTTCCGGGAACTCATACGAGAAAAATGTACATAAAAAAGATCCCGGAATTGACCCCCAATGTGTCACAAGTGCCATACTCCATATAGGTGTCTTTCTGGAGGAACATACAGTAATGCACGTGAATGTGGATGCAAAATAGGTCTGCTGTACATTTGACAAATTTCGATCGAAATGTATTGCGGTGTATATGTGGAATTTTTAAACACCCGCGATACAAATTCCGAACCCGGACGATCTGCTCCAGATCAATTTAATAAACCTCATTATATTCCGGGCCCTTCCTTTGGTTCATGGAGTAAATGCCATGGATTTCGGTATCAGCATGAAAAAGAAACAACCCTCTGAAGACTCAGAATTCGATCCCTGCGAAAAGGAGGAGTTCGTACCGAGGTTCCGGCAGAAGAAGATCAATATTTTCGTCTCCTCGACTTTTAAAGACATGAAGGCTGAACGGGACGAGCTGACACTCCAGATCTTCCCGGCACTTCGGAAAGTCTGCGAAGAGCGGGGGATTGCCTGGGGTGAAGTAGATCTCCGCTGGGGAATCCCCGAAGAGAAGAGAGGAGAAGTTCTCAACACCTGCCTGAAGTTCATCGATGAATGCCGCCCGTACTTCATCGGCATGCTCGGCGAACGCTATGGCTGGGTCGAAGAAGACGCGCCGGAATGGGTCATCAGGGATTACCCGTGGATAAGAGATCACAAGGGAAAATCCATCACCGAACTAGAGATCCTCCACGGAGTTCTGAACAACCCTGCCATGGCGGGTCATGTTTTCTTTTACTTCCGCGACCCGGCGTACATCAGGACCCTCCCGGAGAGTTTGCAGGCTGACTTTCTCGAAGGGCAGATTCCGGAAGAGATTATAAAATATGGTCTTAACGAAGCAGAGCAATGCGCAGAAAAACGTCGCGGACTTCTTGCTGCGCTGAAAGGGACGATCCGCAAAACTCAGCTCCCCGTTCGGGAAAACTATCGCGATCCTATCCAGTTCGGGGAATTCGTAAAAGAAGATCTGATGCGGGTGATTGACTCCATCTCGCCGCCACCGAAACCGCTATCTGAAGCAGAACGTGCCCGTACCACTCTCGACCGGGAGGATATGGCCCACGAGGCTTTTGCTGCGAGCCGGTTCGGGGTCTACATTCCGCGTCAGGAATACTTCGAGCATCTTGATGCCCACGTTGCAGGAGACAGCCCGCCGGTTGTCGTTCTCGGCAAGTCCGGCAGCGGGAAGTCGGCGCTGCTTGCGCATTGGGCGTACCGGTACCGCCTCAGCCACCCAGACGATCTCGTGCTGGTCCACTTCGTTGGCGCGTCCCCGGGTAGCACCGGCTGGACTGACATGCTCCGGCGGTTCATGGGCGAGTTCAAACGAACGTTCAATCTCGCCGAAGAGATCCCGGCACAGGATGATGCCCTTCGGGCAGCATTCGCAAACTGGCTCTCGATGGCTGCAACCCATGGCCGGGTAGTGCTGGTCATCGACGCCCTCAACCAGCTCGAAGACCGGAACGGTGCCCCGGACCTGGTCTGGCTCCCGCCAAAGATACCGGGAAATATCCGGCTCATTGTATCAACTCTTGAAGGGCGACCGCTCGATGCGATCCGGAAACGGAAGTGGCCCACCATAACCGTGGAACCCCTTACGGTGTCCGAACGGAAGGCCCTGATCACCTGTTACCTGAAAAAGTATCACAAGGAACTCTCACCTTCGTTAAAGGAAGAACTTGCATCAGCTCCGCAGAGCGAAAAACCGCTCTTCCTCCGGGCCCTTCTGGAGGAGGTGAGGATTCATGGAATTTTTGAGAAACTCCCCGGCCAGATAAGAGCATATCTTGCCGCGCCCACGGTCGACGCGCTTTATGAACAGATCCTTACACGCTATGAGCGGGACTATGAACGTGACCGCCAGGATCTCGTGAGAGACGTGTCCTCGCTGATCTGGGCTGGGCGTCGTGGACTCTCCCGATCGGAGCTGATGGACCTTCTGGGGACCGGCGGGAAACCCCTGCCCGCGGCATACTGGGCGCCGCTCTATCTTGCAATGGAACATTCGCTGGTTGAAAAGGACGGGCGCATAACTTTTTTCCACGATTATCTCCGGTCTGCCGTAGAGCACCGGTACCTTCCCACCATTGAACTGAAAAGGGCAGCGCACCGGAGGATTGCCGACTATTTTGCCATTCAGACGGGAGGTTTGCGGAGAATCGAGGAACTCCCCTGGCAGCTTGCGGAGGCAGCAGAATGGGACCGGCTTGTGGCTCTCCTTACCGACCCGGCGTTTTTCATGGCTGTATGGGATATTGAGGAATATGATGTCAAACGGTACTGGGTGCAGACAGAGGCCGGGTCTTCACACCGGATGGTTGAAACCTACCAGTCAATAATCCGGGAACCTTCCAGGGTTTCCTTCTCGTTTGTTTTTTCATTACGCGGTCTGCTGTATGTTACCGGACACCTGGACGAGGCCAGTGCTCTGGGGGAATACCTGATCCAGGCCTCAAAGAAACACGGGGACATCAACGTGATGCAGGCATCGTTTGGCAACCAAGCTGTTATCCTCCAGACCCGTGGAGACCTCGACGGAGCCATGGCTCTCCACAAAGAACAGGAACGGATCTGCCGGGACCTCCAAAACTTCAATTCGCTGCAGGCATCCCTTGGCAACCAGTCGAACATCCTGCAGATCCGTGGAGACCTCGACGGAGCCATGGCTCTTTTAAAAGAGGTAGAACAAATTTCCCGGAATCTCGGAAATGACGATTCACTGCAAAGATCTCTCTGCAACCAGGCACTTATCCTTAAGGCCCGTAGAGACCACGACGGTGCGATGAAACTCCTCAAGGACCAGGAACGGATCTGCCGGGAACTCGGGGACGCTGACTCGCTGCAGGCATCGTTTGGCAACCAGGCAAGTATCCTGCAGATCCGTGGAGATCTTGACGGTGCGATGAAACTCCTCAAGGACCAGGAACGGATCTGCCGGGAACTTGGCAACATCGATTCGCTGCAAATATCCTTGGGTAATCAGGCAAGCATCCTTCAAACCCATGGCGACCTCGATGGTTCCATGGCTCTTTTAAAAGAGGTAGAACAAATTTCCCGGAATCTCGGGAATATCGATTCACTGCAGGCATCGTTTGGAGGCCAGGCGGGTATCCTTATGATCCGTGGCGATTTGGACGGAGCAATGGTCCTCCTCAAAGAACAAGAAAGGATCTGCCGGAAACTTGGGAACATCAATTCGCTCCAAAATTCACTTGGCAACCAGGCAAACATCCACCAGGCTCACGGTGATCTGGACGGAGCAATGGTCCTCCTCAAAGAACAAGAAAGGATCTCCCGGGAACTCGGGGACGTTGACTCGCTCCAAAATTCACTTGGCAACCAGGTGCTCATCCTTCAGGCCCGCGGCGATTTGGACGGGGCAATGGTCCTTCTCAAGGAGAAGGAACGAATCAGCCGGAAAATAGGAAACATCGATTCGCTCCAGACATCACTTGGCAACCAGGCGCGTATCCTTAAGACCCGCGGCGATCTGGACGGTGCGATGAAACTCCTCAAAGAACAGGAACGGATCTGCCGGGAACTTGGGAACACCGATTCGCTGCAGATATCCCTCGGCAACCAAGCGATTATCCTTCAGCTCCGTGGTGATTTGGACCGTGCCATGGCGCTCCATAAGGAAGAGGAGCGGATCTGCCGGGAACTTGGGAACACCGATTCACTCCAGAGATCTCTCGGCAACCAGGCGATTATCCTTCAGGCCCGTGGCGATTTGAACGGTGCCATGGCCCTGCTCAGGGAAAAGGAACGGATCTGCCGGGAGATCGGAAATGTCGATGGGCTGCAGAGATCCCTCGGTACGCAGGCACTGGTTCTTTCTGCCCAGGGAGATCCCGAAGGTGCACTGAGACTCCATAAGGACGAGGAACGAATCTGCCGGGAGATTGGAAATGTCGATTCACTGCAAAAATCGCTCGGCCACCAGGCAAACATCCTCCGGGTCCGTGGTGACCTGGACGAAGCTATGGTCCTCCTCAAAGAACAGGAGAACCTCTGCCGGAAACTCGGGAATTACAATGCTTTAGTGAAAAGTCTGATATTTCAGGCGATTATTCTTGCAGAACAAGACCGTCATCAGCAAGCGCTATCCGTTGCTGAGGAAGCCTATAATCTGGCATCTCATCGTGGGTATACTTCGCTCGCGAAACAGATTTTGCCGATTGTAGAGGCGATCCGAAAAGAGAAATGAGGACAAATAAATTGCCCCCGTTTCATTTACCCGGGTGTCTCTCTCTCGTTGACCTCACCATTCCCCCATGCCAAAATAAGCCCGTATCGGGCTCCGATTCCGTTTATGGTATTTCTGACCCCTGCGGTGGACAGCAAATCGGGCCCGGATTTGTTTCGTGTGGAAAATTCACTCAAATATCGCTCCGTTTGTCAAAATGCGGCTGGAATAGACCTAGTAGAATGACCCTTAATGGTGTTTCAATTGACCCGGTTTTTGCCCTGTATTTTCCCCAACCGGCATCCGGAACAGCCAATAGAACGCGGATATGAGGGTCATATATCAGGATGAAAATATCAAAAACCGAGTTCCCCAACGATCTCACTCCCTGACCATCTCATACACTGATCGGGCGGAAGATACTACGATCCGGGCGGAATCAGCATCATAAATGCACCCGTAATCGGCCCCTTCGTGAAGGTCCATCTGGTTATCTCTCCACAATAATTCCCAGGCCCGTCCCTGCGACCGATACCTCCGTCCGCCGCTCGCCCCGCTACAATTCCGGTGACGGCACGCGACGGGAACTCATGTGTGGATCTCTTCGCCGTGCACGATGCTGGTGGGATGGTTTTCTTTTTATTTCCGGCAGGCACTCGCAGATGCAGAGATGTTTATCAACCGGATGGAACAGCTGATGAGGACTCCGCGATAATCGTACTCACGGTCCCCCCTCAAACGTGGGTATTGCCCCGGTTTTTCCCCTCCCGGATCCGGCGCTTTGCGTGGAGCCATCGCTGGGGACCGGGAGCGGGCTTAACGGAAATATGGCCAATCCCCGATGGAGAACCGGTGCGGAGAAGGGCCATAACCGGGCTCCCCAAAACACAATAACAAAGCCCAAAACGAGAATTTCTAAAAACGGGATCCCGCCCAGCTCCGAACGTGCAGGAATGGATCACATCTCTTCAACCGTTCCGTGGAAGATGGAAATGCATTGATATATATTCCCTCAAACCAAGGGGAATTTGCATGGCGATCCTATCCATACCTCGGTTTCTGGCGCTTGTTCTGGCGCTGACCGTTCTCTGTTCTCCCGTCCTGGCATGTACCAGTTTCATCATTACACCGGGTGCATCCGCTGACGGGTCAATGTATGTAGCGCATACGAATGACGGCTTTGGTGCAAGTGTTGTCGGGCATAAGGTAGCAAACGAGAGTACCCAGCTCATCTATGTACCCGCGGCAGATCATCCTGAAGGTGCGCTGCGGGCGGTAAACTATGATCCCAACTCCGGATCCGATGAACCCACCAGTCTCAAGCAGGCGCAGTCAAAACCCCTTGCCTACATCCCGGAAGTAAAACACACGTACGGGTATTACACCGGAAGTTACGGGATCATCAACGAGCACCAGCTGATGGCCGGGGAAGTAACGACGGGGGCAAAAGTACAGCCCGTGTCCGACCCGAAGAACCGTATCTTCTATAGTTCAGAGCTCTCGAATATCGCGCTCGAACGAACCCGCACGGCAAAAGATGCGGTAACCCTGATCGGCCAGCTCATTGACCAGTATGGCTATTACGGTACCGGCGAGACTCTCCTCTTTGGCGACCCGAAGGAAGCATGGGTCATCGAGATGTGCGGGGGTACACCTGACGGCAAAGGCGGACTCTGGGTAGCACAGAAAGTCCCTGACGGCGAGATCTTTGTCACGGCCAACACGTTCCGTATCCGGGATGTGGTACCGGGCAATCCTGACCAGATGTATTCTCCCAGCCTCTTTCCCGCTGCCAAGGCAAACGGGTGGTGGAACGAATCGGAGGGAAACCTTGACTGGTTAAAGACCGTGAGCGAGGGGGAGTACTCACACCCGTACTATTCCCTTGGCCGGGTCTGGAGCCTGCAGAGCAGGATTGCGCCATCCCGTAACTTCACTCCATACGTCACCGACACGTACTCGAGGGAATACCCCTTCAGCCTTGCTCCCGACAAAAAACTTACCACCGCTGATGCCTTTTCTCTCTTCCGGAACCACTATGAAGGCACGGTCTGGGATCTCACCACCGGGCCGGCAGCCGGCCCATTCGGGAACCCGTACCGCTGGCGCGGACCGTTCGATGATCATGGCCACATCATCTTTGGCGAGGTGAAACCGGGTGCATGGCCCCGCGCTGTTTCAGAGATGTTCTGCGCCTACAGTTACATCAATCAGGGCCGGAGCTGGCTTCCGGACCCCATCGGCGGAATCGCCTGGTTCGGGTTTGCCCAGCCTGCCGAGACGGTATATATTCCATTCTATGCCGGGGGGACAAGTGTTCCTGCCGAATGGTCAAATACCGACCGGTCCACATTCAGCCACGATCAGGCCTGGTGGGCGTTCAACTACGTGACCAACTGGGCAACGCTCAATTATCGTGCCATGATTGTCGATATCAAAGCCCGGCAACAGGCGATTGAGCAGCGACAGTTTGCCGATCAGCCGGTTCTCGAAGAGAATGCACGACAACTCTATAATACGCAGGGAGAGGATGCGGCACGTGCGTACCTTACCGGGTATAGTACGGCAAATGCCCGGGCGAACATGAATGACTGGTGGAAACTTTCCGACCAGCTGGTAGTGAAATACAGCAACATGATGGTGAGCGACTTTGCCACTGGAACAACTGCCCTTCCCGGCTACCCTGACAAATGGCTGCAGGACAACGAATACCAGTACGGCCCGCGGATTTACGACGCGAAAGATCTGCAGAAAGTTGTCGGCCTTGCCTACGTGAACGTGACCGTAGATACGACGCCGGGCAATGAACTCAATCTTATCCGCGAGACCCAGCGGACAAACGTAACCGAGCGTATTATCGAATTCCTTAAAGGACGGTTCCCCGCATCTGCACGGAACCTCACTTACCGGATCATGAAGACCGGTTAATCAAATTTTTTTCCTGACTATTTTTGTTTTTCACAAACCGCATGAACTCCGAAGATGAGGGCAATCCCCGATGGAGAACCGGTGCGGAGATGGGCCATGATCAACACCCCCAAAACAGGCCTTCTTTTCATTCTTCCATATTGGAGGTCGATCCGGGCTGAGATCGGCGGTTCAATTAGTACTACTTGCGTCTTTTTCCAAGGGGGGTTTATGCCGAAATAAGGCAATCGGGGCATTTTGGTCAATGCTTTCCAATAAATAGTGCTGCGATTTTGCGAATTAGTGCCAATCATGCGATCATGATCGGGTACAAAGGGCAATCCGGGCCTGCAGCGTGCCCGTATTGGGGGGTGGAGATGTTTTGGTGAATGCCCTTTTCATCCATGTATTTCCGGCAATTTCAGGACCTGGATCCGGCTCATCATTTCCCTATGCCAAAACAAGCCCTTACAGGGCTCCGTTTCCGGTTTTCCGATCCCGGCCGATCCCGGAAAATCCCGTATAACGCTCCTTTTTACTTCCTGTGGAGAATACGCTTAAATTTCGTCCCGTTTGCCAAAATACGTCTGGAATCTACCTCATCAGATCGCCCGCAACGGCCCTGCAGCCGACTCGGGTTTTGCCCTATAATTTTCCCCATCCGGCACCCGGAACTGCCAACAGAACGCGGATATATGAGTCATATATTCTGACAGAAATATCAAAAGCAGGAGAAATCACCTGGAATGAGGTTATTCAATACATTCCCCGATACTGTCCCGGGGTTTCCGGATCCCGGCAAGCCGGTCATTCACTTCGTTTTTCTTCTCTTTCTCAAGTGTTTTCACGATTTCCCTGAACGGGACAGCTAGGGAATAACTCCTCATGGGCCGTCTGATCCTCCCGTCCCCGGCCAGGCTGCATTACGTATGGTCGCCCCAATAAACACCGGGTGTGATGCCTAATGTCAGCCTGTTCACTGGGGGAGCATTGCCATAAGAGTTATCCGGCACCTGCACGGCCTTCTGCGCCGGGAGGTCCACGGCGGCATAATGTACCCCGGCAGCACAACTTCCGGCAATCGCTAGGCAGATCATGAGCAGTACGAGCCGGGCAAGCGGCGAATACGTAGACTGGGGGATAGTCATCATCTTTCCCTCATGATATTTTTATTATTGACCGATCTGGGAGTGAATTCTCTATAATCCCGGTGGGGTTTTGTTCCAACCCCGGAACTTTGACGGGGTCCGCGACAGACAGCCCCTTTCCTCAAACGCGGTTAAGACCCGGCAAAAAAACGCATGCCTTATCTGGATTCCCGCCCGAACCGGAGAATACGGAAGATCTTCTGATGCATACTCCAATGAAAAAACACCCGTACCTGTATGCGACCTGTGCTGCCCTCCTCCTCACTGCCGCGGCCTTTGCCGGGTGCCTGCAGCACCAGGCATCCCCGCCGCCCGCAGGTCCGTTGCCGGAATCCCCCGTAAACGCAACTGCCCCGATCCGGGCCCATTACTCCCCCGGTGAGATCCCCCGGCTCTCTCTTGAAGCGGAAGCGGCGGCCAATACCTCGCTCAACGCGATTGCCGCACTCCCGCCGGAACAACGCACCATGGATACCACCCTTCTTGCGTTTGATACGGCGATGACCGATTATTCCGACGCAATCTCCCCGCTCTGCCTGATGGGGTATGTCTCAACGGACCCGCAGGTTGCATCAGAAGGAATGGCTGCTGTACAGTCGTCCTCCGTCTTCTCTACCTCAGCATATTCCCGGCGTGACCTGTACGAGGCTATACGGGGCCAGGTCCCCCGCACGCCCGAAGAGACGCGGCTCTTCAACAACACGATCCTCGCGTTCCGGCAACACGGGCTCGATCTTCCGGACGAGCAGCTTGCCCGTGTGACCCAGATGAAGAAAAACTTAAGCCAGCTTGAGACCCGGTATTCCGCAAACCTCCAGAACGACAACACCACGCTTGCATTCACCGCCGGGGAACTGGAGGGAGTCCCTGCCGCATCCCTCTCTGCGTTCACGCGGGAGCCGGGCGGAAAATATCGGGTCACGATGTCGAGCCCGGACTATACCTCGGTGATGACCTTTGCCCGGTCTGACGGGACGCGGAAGAAGATGTATGCTGCATACATGAGCCTCCAGTCTGACTCGAACACGCCCCTCCTTCAGGAAGCGATCGGCCTCCGGCGCTCTATTGCACGGGAACTCGGGTATGCAACCTGGGCCGATTACCGGCTGGACGGGAGGGTTGCAAAAAATGTCCAGGGTGTCAATAATTTCCTTGACGCACTCAAAGCTCCGGTAAAGGAAAATTACCGTATGGAAATCGCCGACCTTCTTCTGATAAAGCAGGGACTCCAGCCCGGGGCAACCGGCGTTGATCCCTGGGATGTCCTCTACCTGCAGGAGGTCCGGAATCGCCAGCGGTACGGGTATAGCGAGGAGGAGGTCCGCGAGTACCTTCCCTATGACACGGTATTGCAGGGCATGTTCACCACGTTTGGAAAGGTGTTTTCGATCCGGTTTGACGAAGTGAAGGATGCCCCGGTCTGGGCAGACGGCGTGCAGGTCTTCCGTGTCGGCAACC encodes the following:
- a CDS encoding restriction endonuclease; this translates as MKFCPECGAKQEGSPKFCPECGTKFSQFPESPEVLRPTPSSSESVSLIHSPTPQPAINSHELGLRLEEVVESIYKADGYATQRRQHMKGVVRGYNNEIDILATRGNEKIAIECKNFKSPVGISQVRDFSVKIQDLGPGWRGVFVGYSDFTEDASQFSESRNIETLDRDEVKEKWFALSVGRSGKRGEKISIEYGLPVNTGFIPATQLDLVNAEKVVVSDVKLIFHPYIRYPYHFKKVFLDPVKGKHTFDDRGTVVIDLLDNEILNSHDMGSVSGIAQTLTQTFTAKGRQENTRRKLILHEVLDNIPLSEITMKIGQDYQVTKLAVNYSKRDVNRIALGYIIDKNSRRVTYSLDSGSMFSETRDIDFIPEKKDIALDTGEVVYVPKWQIYFNAFGMVYIREVLACSGKKLEDTIAYCPNHFKVGVLAVHQKNSAVCEKCGSAFCDAHIRQCAVCKIQICENHSVICNSCKKVFCEEHISKICGICSEKVCDDCTHICKICEKVVGKDHMVKCDVCGSVVCSNCVTISGLIKKKVTCKKCK
- a CDS encoding nuclease-related domain-containing protein encodes the protein MRGKKLATLEEIQYFYVHHDEILKETPAIVAREQEEIIFNLTNDESRLTFHLQEVIIQKTAEVDTGIRELNQKSSSEMGFITRVSFRLRYWIAVALRDHHIHSPCSGLSRELSAVSNRKNHHINNKQSLICQECLNITRSYEFLKANESFLIGAEAEEEVIRVLSHLPDDFHVLNDVNLRFHRAIYWRKKNEYIRTCQIDHIVAGPTGIFLLETKNWKTSDLEQKSGKILHQVKRANLALWYYTKDYYFGKSDRPKIHGVVVSMRGSKRCRNLDQYTDVISPNEISNYVLNRPEILSEESINKFVKIISRD
- a CDS encoding DUF4062 domain-containing protein, which encodes MDFGISMKKKQPSEDSEFDPCEKEEFVPRFRQKKINIFVSSTFKDMKAERDELTLQIFPALRKVCEERGIAWGEVDLRWGIPEEKRGEVLNTCLKFIDECRPYFIGMLGERYGWVEEDAPEWVIRDYPWIRDHKGKSITELEILHGVLNNPAMAGHVFFYFRDPAYIRTLPESLQADFLEGQIPEEIIKYGLNEAEQCAEKRRGLLAALKGTIRKTQLPVRENYRDPIQFGEFVKEDLMRVIDSISPPPKPLSEAERARTTLDREDMAHEAFAASRFGVYIPRQEYFEHLDAHVAGDSPPVVVLGKSGSGKSALLAHWAYRYRLSHPDDLVLVHFVGASPGSTGWTDMLRRFMGEFKRTFNLAEEIPAQDDALRAAFANWLSMAATHGRVVLVIDALNQLEDRNGAPDLVWLPPKIPGNIRLIVSTLEGRPLDAIRKRKWPTITVEPLTVSERKALITCYLKKYHKELSPSLKEELASAPQSEKPLFLRALLEEVRIHGIFEKLPGQIRAYLAAPTVDALYEQILTRYERDYERDRQDLVRDVSSLIWAGRRGLSRSELMDLLGTGGKPLPAAYWAPLYLAMEHSLVEKDGRITFFHDYLRSAVEHRYLPTIELKRAAHRRIADYFAIQTGGLRRIEELPWQLAEAAEWDRLVALLTDPAFFMAVWDIEEYDVKRYWVQTEAGSSHRMVETYQSIIREPSRVSFSFVFSLRGLLYVTGHLDEASALGEYLIQASKKHGDINVMQASFGNQAVILQTRGDLDGAMALHKEQERICRDLQNFNSLQASLGNQSNILQIRGDLDGAMALLKEVEQISRNLGNDDSLQRSLCNQALILKARRDHDGAMKLLKDQERICRELGDADSLQASFGNQASILQIRGDLDGAMKLLKDQERICRELGNIDSLQISLGNQASILQTHGDLDGSMALLKEVEQISRNLGNIDSLQASFGGQAGILMIRGDLDGAMVLLKEQERICRKLGNINSLQNSLGNQANIHQAHGDLDGAMVLLKEQERISRELGDVDSLQNSLGNQVLILQARGDLDGAMVLLKEKERISRKIGNIDSLQTSLGNQARILKTRGDLDGAMKLLKEQERICRELGNTDSLQISLGNQAIILQLRGDLDRAMALHKEEERICRELGNTDSLQRSLGNQAIILQARGDLNGAMALLREKERICREIGNVDGLQRSLGTQALVLSAQGDPEGALRLHKDEERICREIGNVDSLQKSLGHQANILRVRGDLDEAMVLLKEQENLCRKLGNYNALVKSLIFQAIILAEQDRHQQALSVAEEAYNLASHRGYTSLAKQILPIVEAIRKEK
- a CDS encoding C69 family dipeptidase, yielding MAILSIPRFLALVLALTVLCSPVLACTSFIITPGASADGSMYVAHTNDGFGASVVGHKVANESTQLIYVPAADHPEGALRAVNYDPNSGSDEPTSLKQAQSKPLAYIPEVKHTYGYYTGSYGIINEHQLMAGEVTTGAKVQPVSDPKNRIFYSSELSNIALERTRTAKDAVTLIGQLIDQYGYYGTGETLLFGDPKEAWVIEMCGGTPDGKGGLWVAQKVPDGEIFVTANTFRIRDVVPGNPDQMYSPSLFPAAKANGWWNESEGNLDWLKTVSEGEYSHPYYSLGRVWSLQSRIAPSRNFTPYVTDTYSREYPFSLAPDKKLTTADAFSLFRNHYEGTVWDLTTGPAAGPFGNPYRWRGPFDDHGHIIFGEVKPGAWPRAVSEMFCAYSYINQGRSWLPDPIGGIAWFGFAQPAETVYIPFYAGGTSVPAEWSNTDRSTFSHDQAWWAFNYVTNWATLNYRAMIVDIKARQQAIEQRQFADQPVLEENARQLYNTQGEDAARAYLTGYSTANARANMNDWWKLSDQLVVKYSNMMVSDFATGTTALPGYPDKWLQDNEYQYGPRIYDAKDLQKVVGLAYVNVTVDTTPGNELNLIRETQRTNVTERIIEFLKGRFPASARNLTYRIMKTG